A genomic segment from Meleagris gallopavo isolate NT-WF06-2002-E0010 breed Aviagen turkey brand Nicholas breeding stock chromosome 25, Turkey_5.1, whole genome shotgun sequence encodes:
- the TENT5B gene encoding terminal nucleotidyltransferase 5B, translating into MEFAFSHWSDPYKRGERISALSVGCPGNRCSLLTSTLFIPQVVRSRLEKKGIVVHNVRLNGSAASHVLHQDSGLGYKDLDLIFGVDLKTEDVFQQVKDVVMDCLLDFLPEGVNKDKITPMTLKEAYVQKLVKVCNETDRWSLISLSNNSGKNVELKFVDSLRRQFEFSVDSFQIILDSLLLFGECSENPMAENFHPTVTGESMYGDFEEAMEHLRSRVIATRNPEEIRGGGLLKYCNLLVRGFKPKSEVDMKALQRYMCSRFFIDFSDIGEQQRKLECYLQSHFVGMEDKRYDYLMTLHRVVNESTVCLMGHERRQTLNLIATLAVRVLAEQNILPTVTNVTCYYQPAPYISEINVNYYVTHVQPFLPCNQSYPTWLPCN; encoded by the exons ATGGAG TTTGCTTTCTCGCACTGGAGCGACCCATATAAGCGTGGGGAGCGGATCTCGGCGCTGTCAGTGGGCTGTCCTGGGAACAGGTGCTCGCTTCTCACCTCCACTCTCTTTATCCCCCAGGTTGTCCGCAGTCGCCTGGAGAAGAAGGGGATCGTGGTGCACAACGTGAGGCTGAACGGCTCAGCAGCCAGCCACGTGCTGCACCAGGACAGCGGGCTGGGCTACAAAGACCTCGACCTCATCTTCGGGGTGGACCTGAAGACGGAAGACGTCTTCCAGCAGGTGAAGGATGTGGTGATGGATTGCCTCCTCGACTTCCTCCCCGAAGGGGTCAACAAAGACAAGATCACCCCCATGACGCTGAAGGAAGCCTACGTGCAGAAGCTGGTGAAGGTGTGCAACGAAACCGACCGCTGGAGCCTCATCTCCCTGTCCAACAACAGCGGGAAGAACGTGGAGCTCAAATTCGTGGACTCTCTCAGGAGGCAGTTTGAGTTCAGCGTGGATTCCTTTCAGATCATCCTGGATTCCCTTCTGCTCTTCGGGGAGTGCTCGGAGAACCCCATGGCCGAGAACTTCCACCCCACGGTCACCGGGGAGAGCATGTATGGGGACTTTGAGGAGGCCATGGAGCACCTGAGGAGCAGAGTCATCGCCACCCGGAACCCGGAGGAGATCAGAGGCGGGGGGCTCCTGAAGTACTGCAACCTCCTGGTGAGGGGCTTCAAACCCAAATCCGAGGTGGATATGAAGGCTCTGCAGCGTTACATGTGCTCCAGGTTTTTCATAGACTTCTCTGACATCGGCGAGCAGCAGAGGAAGCTGGAGTGCTACCTGCAGAGCCACTTCGTGGGCATGGAGGACAAACGTTACGACTACCTGATGACCCTCCACCGGGTGGTCAATGAGAGCACGGTCTGCCTCATGGGACACGAGCGGAGGCAGACCCTGAACCTCATTGCCACGCTGGCCGTGAGGGTCCTGGCTGAGCAGAACATCCTCCCCACTGTCACAAATGTCACCTGCTATTACCAGCCGGCCCCTTACATCAGCGAGATCAACGTCAACTACTACGTGACCCACGTGCAGCCCTTCCTGCCCTGCAACCAATCCTACCCGACGTGGCTGCCCTGTAACTGA